The following are encoded in a window of Perca fluviatilis chromosome 21, GENO_Pfluv_1.0, whole genome shotgun sequence genomic DNA:
- the LOC120551315 gene encoding uncharacterized protein LOC120551315 translates to MSSLWLYLTLLYAASFVQNSASSGSGVTLKCNETVEVEAGEMVTLNCTITYSGLDKPQDCECLSYSWNNIEIIPCRQDNGLDSVTYVSLTLSNVTKNGTYTATIKTDCGRATSSPIEVQVIQLGDGDRMEHSNNTHDGETMSTHVPAKARSRHVPAKARSRHVLAIFYGIFIIVMLYFLFRTNRGREIMERIKKKQTHEAHSDMDTALGSPLIA, encoded by the exons ATGTCCTCCCTGTGGTTGTATCTGACTCTGCTCTATGCTGCCAGTTTTGTACAAAACAGTGCCTCATCAGGTTCAG GAGTGACACTGAAGTGCAACGAAACCGTGGAAGTTGAAGCTGGAGAAATggtgacactaaactgcactATAACATATTCCGGTTTGGACAAACCACAGGACTGTGAATGTTTAAGTTATTCCTGGAATAACATTGAGATCATACCATGCAGGCAAGACAACGGGTTGGATAGTGTGACTTATGTGTCGCTCACCCTCtcaaatgtcacaaaaaacGGAACTTACACCGCTACCATCAAAACAGACTGCGGTCGGGCTACATCATCTCCTATAGAAGTACAAGTTATCCAGCTCGGCGACGGTGATCGCATGGAGCATTCCAACAACACCCACGATG GTGAAACCATGTCAACACATGTGCCAGCCAAAGCCAGGTCAAGACATGTGCCAGCCAAAGCCAGGTCAAGACATGTGCTAGCCATATTTTATGGCATTTTCATCATCGTCATGTTGTATTTCCTGTTTAGAACTAATAGAGGCAGAGAAATAATGGAACGTATCAAGAAGAAACAGACTCATGAAGCCCACAGTGACATGGACACTGCACTCGGGAGTCCACTGATTGCCTGA